A genomic window from Anthonomus grandis grandis chromosome 2, icAntGran1.3, whole genome shotgun sequence includes:
- the LOC126750333 gene encoding nuclear speckle splicing regulatory protein 1, whose protein sequence is MSKKQYGLIIPNKKVGSGLTISRPSIFDEDSDSDTPKAKKPTGYTKVKKQDLISQQKALEEDPTVYQYDEVYDEIETKRKETKLAQKNVEKKPKYIVNLLAAADRRKREHERRIERQVQKEREAEGEEFKDKESFVTSSYKKKLEELRALEEAEKREEYLESIGDVTKQGNLDGFYRHLYDQKVNYVDKDKEKEEPSKSKDEPGPSKKPRCSSNSDDSDNNAEKAIKRKSDIKSRTYRSRKEDSDSEDEKADGKEELPKQHLPSNLDADSDFSVDSSSDSDSEEEQVTSKPETDKKEIDKSIEHEGEKLKLPDKGNVLSDNASLLKKIEGKDDQKVTDKESKNDLKKEKSEDLVEKVEEKEEKPKKPKVDIWKKRTVGAVFDEAVKRYFERKAVRGW, encoded by the exons aTGTCTAAGAAACA GTATGGTTTGATTATTCCAAATAAAAAGGTTGGTTCAGGCTTAACTATATCCAGGCCTTCTATATTTGATGAAGACTCAGACTCTGACACACCAAAAGCAAAAAAACCAACAGGTTACACCAAAGTTAAGAAGCAAGACTTGATTAGTCAACAAAAG GCCTTAGAAGAAGACCCAACTGTATACCAATATGATGAAGTGTATGATGAAATCGAAACTAAAAGGAAGGAAACAAAACTGGctcaaaaaaatgttgaaaagaaACCAAAGTATATTGTGAATCTTTTAGCAGCTGCTGATAGAAGGAAAAGGGAACATGAGAGGAGAATTGAGAGGCAAGTGCAAAAAGAGAGGGAGGCAGAAG gtgaaGAATTTAAGGATAAAGAATCATTTGTTACCTCATCATACAAAAAGAAGTTAGAAGAGCTGAGGGCTTTGGAGGAAGCAGAAAAGCGGGAGGAGTATTTGGAAAGTATAGGAGATGTGACCAAGCAAGGAAATTTGGATGGGTTTTATAGACATCTTTATGATCAAAAAGTGAATTATGTTGACAAAGACAAAGAAAAGGAAGAACCAAGTAAAAGTAAAGATGAACCGGGTCCCAGTAAGAAACCTAGATGCAGTAGCAACAGCGATGATTCAG ataataatgCAGAGAAAGCAATTAAAAGAAAGTCAGACATTAAAAGCAGAACATACCGATCAAGAAAAGAGGATTCAGACAGTGAAGATGAAAAAGCAGATGGAAAAGAGGAGCTACCAAAGCAACATTTACCTTCAAATCTTGATGCTGATTCTGACTTTAGTGTGGACTCCTCTTCAGATAGTGACAGTGAGGAGGAACAAGTGACTTCCAAACCAGAAACAGACAAGAAAGAAATTGACAAGTCTATTGAACATGaag gtgaGAAACTAAAACTGCCTGATAAAGGTAATGTTTTAAGCGACAACGCATCTTTACTAAAGAAGATTGAGGGTAAAGACGACCAGAAAGTAACAGACAAGGAATCTAAAAAtgatttgaaaaaagaaaaatcagaaGATTTGGTGGAAaaagttgaagaaaaagaagaaaagccCAAAAAGCCTAAAGTTGATATATGGAAAAAGCGGACTGTGGGTGCAGTATTTGATGAAGCagttaaaagatattttgaaagAAAAGCTGTCAGAGGatggtag